The Vidua chalybeata isolate OUT-0048 chromosome 22, bVidCha1 merged haplotype, whole genome shotgun sequence genome contains the following window.
AGAGCTGTGCCAGAGATGGGATGTTAGCCAAACACCTCTtacatgtttggttttttttttttcactgtactTGTAATCCCTGGATTTTAGGCAGGGTATGTAAATCATCCTTAGCTTTGTTTTTATATAGTCACTAGAACAAATCAGATGATTCTAACAGACCTGGTGGCATTTCATTCCAAGAGAGTTAACAAAACAGCAACTCTGTAAGTGAGGGAGGAAATAGCTCTTACAGTACTGTggtttgtaaatattttccttttcttcctgtggtAACATTCTGTCCtgcaattcctttttctttcatgcttCCAGGCTGGTGATTGCCCCCCTGGTAAGCCGTCACGAGAAGCTGTGGTCCAATTTCTGGGGAGCACTGAGCCCTGATGGATACTACGCCCGCTCGGAAGATTATGTGGATATTGTTCAAAGGCGGAGAGTGTGAGTATGCAAAGAGAGCTTTTCACTGATAAAACCCCTCAAATGTAAAGCTTGCTGCAGCACATCATCATCCGAGTGATGTCAAAGAACCAGAAAGCGCAAATGTCTCTGTGTatagggaaggaaaagaagtctCTGCTCCCATTTGGAAGTTGCTTTATTCTCCCCTGAGCAGAGACAATAACATACTTGGGGCACTTTCTTATGATCAGAGTAAGGGTTGGAGAGTGCTGACTGCTGAAATCATCTCATCTTACTCATGTCATGTTTTCCCACCTGGGGACTATAGTTAGTGTGATCCTTAAAATCCTGTAAAGTGCTGTTCAATCTCTGTCACATCAATTTTCAGGTGATCTTTGAACGGAAGATTCACAAAATGGAAGTGTTGATTCATTCATATCCTTGAGGGACCTTCTTTTTTATAGGCCATTGTATGTGCAGTAAATGCTGGAAATCAGCTTATGCACTTTTGGTTGGTTCAGTTTCTTTAaatcactggaaaaaatatgttgaTCTCTCTGGGAAGAGATTCAAGCCACTAATTACGTCCCTAGCAAAAACACCCAGTAGCAATTAATTGCTTTCCTGGTGGACTAGCATTTGTGCAGTTTAAAAGCTGTGGGCAATATAAGTGATTTTTTCTGGAATGCCAATCTCTATTGGTATGGTTTCTTCCTGCTGTTCTGAGTTGGCTCATTTAGCAAGCCTGGctgatgctgcagtgctgcctgtcATCCTGTCAAGTGCAGCAGTATCTGTCTTAGTGGTATTTCAAGTCTCACTTTTCTTCCGCTGTGTTTCAGTGGGCTTTGGAATGTTCCCTACATCAGCAGTGTTTACATGGTTAAAGCCAAGGCTCTGCGCTCGGAGCTTGACCAGGGAGATCTGTTCCACAGTGGCAAGCTGGATGCTGACATGGCTTTCTGCCACAACATTCGGAATCAGGTCAGTCAAGGAGAGAGGCTGGCAGGGGAGAGCTGCGTGCCAGGGTGAAGGGTACAGGATTAAGCAGTTTCAAGGCattcagctctgccagggcgGGGATACGGTGAACTCGTACTAGTCAGGACAGTGCACACTTTGGAACAGCATGGGATTTCTGTCTTGCTGTGAAACCATGTGTAGCCACGGACCACTAAACATGGATAACATTTTTGTTCTTAGGCCTTTTCAGGACTGCTCTAAATGGGATTGACAGGGTAAGAAGGAAGACCCTaatctcagagctgctgctctcttctGCTTCCAGCCCTGGCTGACAGGACACGGAATTACTTTCTCTGCCTGTAACCTTTCAGAATTTCTCATATCCAGGgtggaaataaaactgaaagcccacaggaaaaagaatgaGTATATGAACAGCTTGGAGAACTGTCCAGTGCTTGGTTTCACAGTGGCTCTCAGAAATATGAGgcctttattatttttctctgtcctgCAGGGAGTCTTTATGTACCTGACAAACCAACATCAGTTTGGACACATACTGTCCCTGGAGAATTACCAGACAAGTCACCTCCACAATGACCTCTGGCAAATATTCAGCAATCCCGAGGTGAGATATTAGCTTCATCACTATGGAAGCCCAGGCTTTGTAATAATGGTGACTCTCAGGTGGGATGAGGAGCACAGGCACAAAATTTGAAGAGGACGTGTTTTTGGGATTCATAACATGGATCTTCAGAGCTTGTGAAATACTGCTTGCACAAGTCCCTGGCCTTTTATTACCTTTTTAAGCAGGGGCCCTACAGAAATTACTGGTTTGCTTATGTTCTAATTGCAGGACTGGAGAGAAAAGTACATCCATGAAAACtacacagcagctctgaaaggGAAATTGGTAGAAATGGTAAGAAAACATCACTCTTATCCATCAGAATGGGAAATGAGCTTTAGGATGATGCTTTATCATCATTATTGTAATTCTCAGGAATAGGCAGTTGAACACAGGAAACATGACCTTGAAAGTACTTTTAGAGTCAAATCATTCCAGCTCTCTTAAGTGGAAGTGGAGCACAtaaatcagaaaacaaatttctatCCTTAATATTTTAGTTTCCTTCCACTTATTTAGTCTACACTCATTTTAGCCTTACTTCTTTTGCCTCAAGCACCTGTCCTTGTTTCTGCTGTTCTCACCTGTCTGCTatctgcagccctgcccagatGTTTACTGGTTCCCCATATTCACTGACACTGCCTGTGATGAGCTGGTAGAAGAAATGGAACATTATGGCCAGTGGTCCACAGGTGACAACACGGTAAGTAAAAGCAGGAGCTCTTTCAGGTTCTGGGCTGAAAGATATGCCATTTTCTGTGCATATCTGGTGATAGCAGTGCCTCCTGTGGGAAGGCATTAGATCCTGAATTAAACCAGAAAAGTGGAGgcaatatttaattttgctcCTGATTAACTCTGATTTTTCCCTGAGTCCTGTTTAGCGTCCTCTGAAGTTCTAGTGTTCAGCATCTCTGATGGTAATATTGTTTCCCTTAGGGTTTAATTATGGTTTGAAATGAGCTTTCCATCCTGCAAATTCTGATAAACAAacataatatttatttgtagTTACCAGGAACAAGTACTTTTCATTCCTGAACTCCAAGTTTCCCATCCTTACGGGTATTTCTGTTGATTCTATTTCAGGACAGCAGAATACAAGGAGGATATGAGAATGTCCCAACTATTGATATACACATGAACCAAATTGGCTTTGAAAGAGAATGGTATAAGTTTCTTCTGGACTATATTGCACCCATCACAGAGAAGCTGTACCCAGGATACTACACCAAGGTATGTCCACCTTAACAGCAAAACTCATGGTcagctcagcacctcctccagctgcagccttgTGACAAGAGTCCTCCAGCAATACACACACTATTTCCCAGTACAGAGGAATTGACCCTGCAGTGTGACACAAGTATGTGTATTAGGAGATACACAATTTCTCACTGCCATTCTTCTGCCTGATTGTTGCCTTTCTCCTTTAGCAGTGGGATGCAATTTCAGTGTTATGCAGCTCAGAAGCCACAGACCACTATAGCTCTCTAACAGAGTGTGCTTTGTGCTTCTCTCCCAGACCCAGTTTGAACTGGCCTTCGTGGTTCGCTACAAACCTGACGAGCAGCCGTCCCTAATGCCCCACCACGACGCGTCCACCTTCACCATCAACATTGCCTTGAACAGAGTTGGCATTGACTATGAGGTGAGTGTCTGCCAGGGCTTCAGGAGTGCAGCTCACCACCTGCAGCACCTGAAAACCCTCCCCTCATCCACATCAGGCTTCTTTGCACTAAGGATTACAATTAATGACTGGCTTAGGCTAGGAAAGAGATTTTTGAGTGCGTCAGAACACGGGAGATTCCCCAAGCACCTTGTCacattttcagcagtgctgtctgagggcagggaccccttcccTGAGGTGCTTTTTCCAAGCTGATGTGTCTCTTGTGTTCCCACAGGGAGGAGGCTGCCGCTTCCTGCGCTACAACTGCTCCATCCGAGCTCCACGGAAAGGCTGGACCCTTATGCATCCAGGACGCCTGACCCACTACCATGAAGGTCTTCCAACCACCAAAGGAACCCGCTACATTGCAGTGTCCTTTCTTGACCCCTAGAGTTCTGCTTCCCAGGAAGGACCtttccctggccctgctcactGCTGACTTGGAGTAGAAACAGGGAATGTTGCTGAAAGTTTCTAAGGCATTGTTCAAAGCTATTtggatttgatttttatatgatttttaatatgatttttaatGATATTCTAAGACTCCACTACTGGAGGACTCCACTCTCTGATACTGCAGGTAATATCTAGGAATATTGCTGTAGCAGTCCAAAGGAGATTTTGTGCCTTCATCTTTGATTCTGTTCCTCATCCACTGTTTCTTGAAAGTGCTGTTTACTTGAACTTTCATCAGTGATTaattggctttaaaaaaatgtttttttggaCTGGAAATCCAGCTTTTTGGAGGCAAGTTACAAGCTGGAAGCCTGTTTGCATCCACAGCATATATGGGACTGGATGTTACACAGTAATTCCTGGACATTATTCCAAATATAAACCAATCAGGGAGCTTACTCCAGGAGTCATAACAGTTAAGTGTCACACCAAATGAAACTGAGTTGGAAGAGTCTGAAGATCATCTgattccttacctctttgctgTCCTTGCAAGCAAATCACAAAgttcaaagcagcagcagtggcaacATAGGTGCTTCTGGTTAGCTCAAGAAGGTCCTCTGACAATGCTTTACCTCTGGGATTAGACTGAAGAGATAAAAGACCTCCCTACCTTCTGTCTCTCAGCTCAGCTAAGAGCAGCAGGCATACCCACACAAATTCAAGCTGTGTGTCAATATGTAGATTAAATCTAAGAAAGGGAAGGCTGGGAACAGCTACATCAGTCAGGGGGGCTTCACGGCAGAATTGTCTCTGTTCTGTACCATGTTACAGTAGCCAAAAGCTCTGATCAATCTCTGGATAACAACCCAGAGGTCCCAATGGTCTTTGGTTTCCTCATTCCATTTGTCAGAgattgttttaataattttatttgatggCCCATTCACATAAGATGGAAAGAGCTGTTCTCTGGTTCTTAGAGGACATAATTATTCAGTGTTTCTATTATTTGAGATTGAAAACCAAAACACTCCATTGCAGAAACTTCTCCAATGGGGTCAAGGCTGATAGAAATGAGTGGTTGGGAAGTGCTGAGAGATTGTGGTGAACCAGTAGTTGTAAAAATATGTCTAGACTAGACCTGTGGTTAGATAGTGAAGGGGCAGAAACCTTTTCTTCCTGTGCCTGTGGGATACCTGCTCTGCTTATCAGACACCATTATGCCAGACTAGTGTGTTTCACAAGCAATAAATTCATAGAGTGATTGTccttagggggaaaaaaattatgtgccTTTTAGTTGTCTGTCTCCAGCTTCTGCTGCCTGATTGTCAGAGTCGAGCCCTTCTTCTGGGATGGGTCACTCTAATGGGGGCAGAACAGCTTTAGACATGGAAGGGGACAAAGAGCTTTCCCGACTGCTTTCCTTGAGCTTTTTAGGTCTGTTTTGAGGCCATACACTCACCCGTGCCCAGGAGAGAAAAATCCAGGCAGGGGCAATCATTTGAGAAGTAAAACTGTATTAAGTCCTGTTATGTGAAATCCAGAACTGCCTCTTACCAAACGAAGGGATTGATCAGCCAGTCGTCGAGATGTCCAAAATGTGTATTACGTATTTATTCAGCAgcagtgttttttttgtttggttgggatattttttttttttttgtattttttgttcggttttttttgttattttgctgttattttgtCCTCGGGCCGGTTCGGTGGTGGGCGTTAACGAGCTGTACGGTTTGAGCACGGGGAACTCGCATTAAACCCTTTCCCGTGACCCGCTCCGTGGCTTCTGTTCCTGAGGGGGgcccgggccgccgccgccgctgcccgccctCAGGCCGCGGAACTACAACTCCCAACGTGCCCCGCGCGCGGCGCGCGGCGATGACGCACGCCTCCCGCACCTCCCGGGCGACGGGGCCGCGGGGTGACATGGCGGCCGTGGGGGAGCGGCGGTGAAGGTGAGCCacgggcggggccgggccgaggggagctggcagctgctccaggccagCCCAGTCTCTCTGAGGGTCGCCTCCGGAGAAGCAGGGATAGGGACAAGGAAAGGGATAAGGGCGGGGACGGGTGAGTGTCGGACCCTGTGGGGCAGGGTCCTGAGGGGGCGCGAGGCGGGCACGAGGAGGGCCCTTCCCGCCCTTTTCTGCCGCCCCTGAGGGCTGAGGGGGAGGCGGCGTCCGGCCGGGGCGTCAACCCAGCGCATTCTCCGGGGAGCGGagcccagagcatccctgaggcacacagggatggcGGGGGAGCAGAGCCCGTGACGGCGGAGCTCGGTAGGCTGTGTCCGTCATCCGCGGTCACTCTGCCACAGGGGTGGAGACCGGCTGGACTCGGCGGCGCTGAAGGAGCTGCGGGACGGAGTGCGGCCGGGGCgagggagaaggcagggaaaacTGCTTCCACTTGTCTTCGAGAGGGCCTCAAGCCGGCCATGCGTGACTTGTGAAAACGTAACTCATCCTGAAAGTAAGCAGAGGATGGGGAGGAGTGATCACTGCGAGCCTGTTTTTTGGAAGGGAGAACGAaacagttttgggttttttttttcctgatgcatGAGTTCTATAAAGTGGAACAATTTctttgtgaaagaaagaaaatagtccttaaaatgcatatttatcTAGTTCTTGTAAAGATGCTCGGttggatcacagaatcatggaatggtttgggttggaagggaccttaaagattatccagttccaccccctgctatgggcagggacacgttCTGCCAGAGGGGTGGATCAAatcctgtccagcctggccttgagcactcccagggatggggcagccacagcttctccatgaaacctctgccagggcctccccaccctcacagggaagaatttcttcccaatatcccatctaaccctgccctctgtaAGTGGAAAGcctttcccccttgtcctgtcactacaccCCCTTGGATAGATGGTGACACTTGGTGACACTGGTCTTTGCTGGATTTTTCCCTGTAGCGCAATGTCCCTGTTGTTTACTCGTTCCAACTCAATAGTTGCAGTGAAGAAGGATAAAAGACACATGGCTGAGGTAAATGCTTCTCCACTTAAACATTTTGTCactgcaaagaagaaaatcaatGGTATCTTTGAACAGTTGGCTGCGTACATCAACGAGAGCTCCTTGTTCCTAGAAGGTAATTTGAGTTCTTGAGCTATGAGTGTGTGACAGTGCTCTACCTACGTGTGATTTCCCCCAAAACATGCACCAACCCCCTCAATCAGTTAAACAGCACTGCTAAATCTGTGTTTATTTATACATGCATGTCTGTTTATGCATTCAtgtttgtaaattattttgttgaatTTGGGTGGAGTTCAGATTTACATTTTGAAGATGAGAAGTTCATGCATGTTAAGAAACAGAGCTAGTTAGGGAGCTATGCTTGGTGTTTATGTTTGGgagatttttaattaattacacAACCCCAGTAGGTATTTTTTGCCTATAATCCTTTCAATATTTTTACCTGAGCACATCATTGCCACTGACACGTAACATACGCCAGTAATTGGCTTTAACAGCTTAAGGCACACACAGTTTTATCTCCAAGGGTGCTGGACTGTTTGCAGTGTTGGCTGTTCTGCTCAAGGCAGTCCCAAGAATGAACAGTTATGAGATACACAAAGGAGTCCAGTTGATAAATCCTATTGTAAAATTGCTTCAGGGTGTCATTGCCTATGTCAAGAACACCCATGTGAGTTGTGGGACACAGATAAAAGTTAAGTGAGAGGGGTTTCACCCAGGTCTGACCCAGATGGCTTCTGGCATTCAGAGACATGATCTATTTTGATTTTAGAAACGCACAAGAATGCAGAGCTTGATCCTGTCACCACAGAAGAGCAGGTACTGGAAGTCAAAGGCTACCTGTCAAAAGTCAGTGGTATTAGTGAAGTGTTGGCAAGACGACATATGAAAGTTGCTTTTTTTGGGAGGTGAGTCACATGCCTGTGTTGCCTTCGCTCCCCATTCAGTAAAGCATTTGAGTGTTGTGGccagttaaaaatatttatataaacactAGTGCTTTAGCTTTTGCTTGTAATGTCCGTGTCCCTGATACAGGTGCTCTTGCAAATTGGAAATAAGTACTGTATCACGTAATTCTTCAATTTGAAGAATTCTTTAAATAGGGAAATAGAAAAGTCTTTTTGCAGGTTGCCTCTGGCACCTAAATTGTTAATGGCTCTGTTACAGCTTGGCTGTAGAGAACTTGCTTTTGTACTATTGAAATGAGCACACCTGGTTCTTGGAAGCCTGAAACACTGTCCTTAATCTGACTGCAGGACAAGCAATGGGAAGAGCACTGTGATAAATGCCATGCTGTGGGACAAAGTTCTTCCTTCAGGAATTGGACACACCACTAATTGCTTCTTGCGTGTAGAAGGGACAGATGGACATGAGGCTTTCCTGCTGACTGAAGgttcagaggaaaagaagagtGTTAAGGTACAATTTCCTTAAGCATAAGGTTAAGGATAAGAGCTCTTCAGAAAtgtcagaaaaggaaagaaaaaaaaagtcacagttAAGTATTTTAATCATTAAAGGAGTGGAGATGAAGAATGAGTCTTTGTTAGATACAGGAAGTAAGGAATGAAGCAAGTTGCAGAATGGGGACTTGTTCGTTTTATGGAAGAGATGGTATGTTGTATTTGTTAGTGATAGCAGGGAATAATGAATCAAGAAGTTCTGAGCTTTGTATAACTGATGGAATCACAGACTTCCAGGTAATTCCTCAGTAGCCTTTCCTGAAAAATCTCTCATAAACTCTCGCTAGCAGTTGCCTTTTTACTAGGACACTCAAGAAGGTTTTATGTGGAAAACCttccagagagaaaataatttgaacttGGGCTTTATCTCAAGTTGTCTGTGAACAGCCCTCCTTTGAAGGGAGGATTAATTGTGTTAGTGGGTCTTGGCATACAGGAAATGTTATTTCCATCTTTTTGTAGACCGTAAACCAGCTGGCTCATGCCCTTCATCAGGATGAACATCTGAATGCTGGCAGCCTAGTCAGTGTAATGTGGCCCAATTCCAAATGTTCTCTCTTAAAGGACGACCTGGTGCTGATGGACAGGTGAGAAAtagctttctttcctttcctgcttaTCACAGACTAATTACGGAAAcgttttcaaatatatatttaacaaACTTCAAGGGAATTGACCCTGTAGTGACCAACGTCCCTTGCTTTAATTAACAGTGCCATTTTCTTGGTCATTGCTTCCTTTTAGCCCATACTCTGTCACCTCAGGGCAGTGTAGCTCAGACATGGGAAATTAATGCTCTTAAAGGCTcttattaactttttaaattttgtttttgctgtatTCACAGCACAGTAATATCTCATTTCTCTTTATTCCTAGTCCTGGCATTGATGTAACCACAGAGCTGGACAGCTGGATAGACAAATTCTGTCTTGATGCTGATGTATTTGTTCTGGTGGCAAATTCTGAATCAACATTGATGCAAACTGTACGTGCAAGTCCACTTGTTCAATGAATTTAGCTAAAGgttaaaaatatttgacatagtaatttaaagaagttttgtttcattttccttagGAGAAGCAGTTCTTTCACAAGGTGAATGAACGTCTATCTCGACccaatatatttattttaaataaccgTTGGGATGCATCTGCCTCTGAACCAGAATACATGGAAGAGGTTTGTGATGTGTTTAAACTACTTCTCTTTGCATGGATATTATGGAGTCTACAGGTTGGATTTTTATCACCTTTGTGTGGAGACTAGAGGGAACATATCAGGACATGGCTCTTGAAATTTCTGAGCAGGAAATCAAGAGTCTCACATGGGCCTTTTGAAGTTAGATCACTTTAGAAAACCTCTGGAAAATTCCATAAAAtagcacattatttttttcatgctttttttggTAGCTTAGACCAGCAGAGGGCATTTGGGTGCCTGGTCTAACCTTTAAGAGATGGATAATGTGGATTTAACTGCATGTGTGGTTTATCATGGTTATCCTCAGGTGCGCCGGCAGCACATGGAGCGCTGTACTGGTTTCCTGGTGGATGAGCTGGGTGTGGTGGATCGAGCCCAGGCAGGGGATCGAATTTTCTTTGTGTCTGCAAAAGAAGTGCTGAATGCCAGGATTCAGAGGGCTCAAGGGATGCCAGAAGGAGGTGAGGAAAGCTAGCAGAAACTTTCCATTGACTTACAGAGATGAAAATAGAGAGTATCTTGTTtcaaaaaatgtataaaattgGGGTAGGCCAAATTATTAATAAAGCAATCACAACGGAAGGGGTGACTTAGTAGCACTTTTACATTGGCTTCAGTGTAAAGCAAAAGCAtttcctgatacccaacctctgattgctttttcaaaatttaagtGGTGATGTCCAATCTGATGTCCAATCTCTGatttcctgatgtccaacctcTGATTGCTTTCTCAAAATTTAAGTGGTTGTTTTGTGCTTTCCTTCTCTCAGGTGGAGCATTGGCAGATGGATTTCAAGTAAGAATGCTTGAATTTCAAAGCTTCGAGAGAAGGTTTGAGGTGAGCATTAGGTGTGCCGACCTTTTGGTTAGATTTTACTCCTGAAAGACTGGCACTCATGGGGACATATTTTGGAAATAGATTGTACAGGAAGGAGAAATTGTCTTAGTATGGTTCTGCCTGCTGCTAATCTTGGGCTGCCTTTTGTATACAGGAATGTATCTCACAGTCAgcagtaaaaacaaaatttgagcAGCATACGGTGAGAGCGAAGCAGATTGCGGAAGATGTTCGTCTCATCATGGACTCCGTGCACGTTGCTGCCCAGGAACAGAGgtgagagctgtgctggtgcttgCATAGTT
Protein-coding sequences here:
- the MFN2 gene encoding mitofusin-2, which translates into the protein MSLLFTRSNSIVAVKKDKRHMAEVNASPLKHFVTAKKKINGIFEQLAAYINESSLFLEETHKNAELDPVTTEEQVLEVKGYLSKVSGISEVLARRHMKVAFFGRTSNGKSTVINAMLWDKVLPSGIGHTTNCFLRVEGTDGHEAFLLTEGSEEKKSVKTVNQLAHALHQDEHLNAGSLVSVMWPNSKCSLLKDDLVLMDSPGIDVTTELDSWIDKFCLDADVFVLVANSESTLMQTEKQFFHKVNERLSRPNIFILNNRWDASASEPEYMEEVRRQHMERCTGFLVDELGVVDRAQAGDRIFFVSAKEVLNARIQRAQGMPEGGGALADGFQVRMLEFQSFERRFEECISQSAVKTKFEQHTVRAKQIAEDVRLIMDSVHVAAQEQRVYCLEMREERQDRLGFIDKQLELLTQDYKRKIKQITEEVERQVSNAMAEEIRRLSVLVDEYQADFHPSQVVLKVYKSELHKHIEEGLGRNMSDRCSSAITTSLQTMQQEMIDGLKPLLPVSVRGQIDMLIPRQCFMLSYDLNCDKLCADFQEDIEFHFSLGWTMLVNRFLGPKNGRRALMGYNDQVQRPLTPANPSLPPLPQGSMTQEELMVSMVTGLASLTSRTSMGIIVVGGVVWKAVGWRLIALSFGLYGLLYVYERLTWTTKAKERAFKRQFVEYAGEKLQLIVSYTGSNCSHQVQQELAGTFAHLCQQVDVTRENLEQEISAMNKKIEVLDSLQSKAKLLRNKAGWLDSELNMFTHQYLQQSR